The following are from one region of the Mesorhizobium sp. B2-8-5 genome:
- a CDS encoding hydantoinase B/oxoprolinase family protein: MPAAVGTGKWDFWIDRGGTFTDVIGRDPQGRLHPRKLLSENPEAYADAAIQGIRDLLGLKTGAAISADAIGDVKMGTTVATNALLERKGDRVLLLISKGFRDALRIAYQARPDIFAKEIILPEQLYERVIEIDERVRADGCVERLLDIAACRPAIEQAKADGIDAVAIVFMHAWKYPDHEKAVAKVCRKIGFSQISVSHEVSPLIKLVGRGDTTVVDAYLSPILSRYVQRVAGELGAGPRLMFMMSSGGLTAADLFQGKDALLSGPAGGVVGMVETAKLAGFEKVIGFDMGGTSTDVAHYDGEYERAFDTEVAGVRIRAPMMRIHTVAAGGGSILHYEAGRFRVGPDSAGANPGPAAYRRGGPLAVTDANVMLGKLQPDFFPAIFGAGQDQPLDVGTVGEKFAALAAEIGDGRTPEAVAEGFVTIAVENMANAIKKISVQRGYDVTEYLLNCFGGAGGQHACLVADALGMEAVLIHPFSGLLSAYGIGLSSVFASRQQALLEPLADASRPAIENLIGALRGVVVAELVSQGIAESGITARPILQIRYDGTDTALPVNFEHGSILRAKDDFEAAHKAQFGFVYENKPMIIEAVGVEGSDAGGAGRAETEAELQDLAVVPSEKRKIFAEGEWREAGVFRREALRQGNKVAGPALIIEPNQTVVVEPGWQAEITAKDHILLRRTSKKRRQAALGTEADPVMLEVFNNLFMSIAEQMGVTLQNTAYSVNIKERLDFSCAVFDRHGALVANAPHMPVHLGSMDRSVETVIRLNSADIHPGDVFALNAPYNGGTHLPDITVVTPVFDDARKEILFWAASRGHHADVGGTAPGSMTPLATTVDEEGVLFDNFRIVDRGRFRETELETLLTDHPYPARNPSQNIADLKAQIAANEKGVAELRKMVAHFGLDVVEAYMGHVQDNAAESVRRVIERLPDSAAYEYPTDTGQVIRVKITVDRQKREATVDFTGTSPVMKNNFNAPEPVARAAVLYAFRVMVEDMIPMNAGCLRPINIVIPEGSMLKPAYPAAVVAGNVETSQHVTNALFGAMGAIANAQGTMNNLTFGNKKYQYYETICSGSPAGRMNSGRGFAGTSGVHTHMTNSRLTDPEVLELRFPVVLEDFHIREGSGGKGKWNAGDGTRRTIRFLEKMECAILSSHRNRPPQGLDGGGDGEAGSTKVRRNDGSVDILKACDQTTLDAGETVIVTTPTPGAFGKA, from the coding sequence ATGCCGGCAGCCGTGGGGACTGGGAAATGGGACTTCTGGATCGACCGCGGTGGCACCTTCACCGACGTCATCGGCCGTGACCCGCAAGGCCGGCTGCATCCCCGAAAACTCCTGTCCGAAAATCCCGAGGCCTATGCGGACGCCGCCATCCAGGGCATCCGCGACCTGTTGGGGTTGAAAACCGGCGCCGCCATTTCCGCAGACGCGATCGGCGACGTCAAAATGGGCACGACCGTTGCCACCAATGCACTGCTCGAGCGCAAGGGCGACCGCGTCCTGCTGCTCATCAGCAAGGGTTTTCGCGACGCCTTGCGCATCGCTTACCAGGCGCGGCCGGACATCTTCGCCAAGGAGATCATCCTGCCGGAGCAGCTTTACGAGCGCGTCATCGAGATCGACGAGCGCGTGCGCGCCGACGGCTGCGTCGAGCGCCTGCTCGACATCGCGGCCTGCCGCCCGGCGATCGAACAGGCCAAGGCCGACGGCATCGACGCGGTCGCCATCGTCTTCATGCATGCCTGGAAATATCCGGATCACGAAAAGGCCGTGGCCAAGGTTTGCCGCAAGATCGGCTTCAGCCAGATTTCGGTCTCTCATGAGGTCTCGCCGCTCATCAAGCTGGTCGGCCGCGGCGACACCACCGTGGTCGACGCCTATCTGTCGCCGATCCTGTCGCGCTATGTGCAGCGGGTAGCCGGCGAACTTGGCGCCGGACCGCGCCTGATGTTCATGATGTCGTCGGGCGGTCTTACCGCCGCCGACCTGTTCCAGGGCAAGGACGCGCTGCTTTCGGGACCGGCCGGCGGGGTCGTCGGCATGGTCGAGACGGCGAAGCTCGCCGGCTTCGAAAAGGTCATCGGCTTCGACATGGGCGGCACTTCGACCGACGTCGCACATTATGACGGCGAATACGAACGCGCCTTCGACACCGAGGTCGCCGGCGTGCGCATCCGCGCGCCGATGATGCGCATCCACACCGTCGCCGCCGGAGGCGGCTCGATCCTGCACTATGAAGCGGGTCGCTTCCGCGTCGGTCCGGATTCCGCCGGCGCCAATCCCGGCCCCGCCGCCTATCGGCGCGGCGGTCCGCTTGCCGTCACCGACGCCAACGTCATGCTCGGCAAATTGCAGCCCGATTTCTTCCCGGCGATCTTTGGCGCGGGCCAGGACCAGCCGCTCGATGTCGGCACGGTTGGCGAAAAATTCGCCGCACTTGCCGCCGAAATCGGCGACGGCCGGACGCCTGAGGCGGTGGCCGAAGGTTTCGTCACTATCGCCGTCGAGAACATGGCCAACGCCATCAAGAAGATCTCGGTGCAGCGCGGCTACGACGTCACCGAGTATCTCCTCAACTGCTTCGGCGGCGCCGGCGGTCAGCATGCTTGCCTGGTTGCCGATGCGCTCGGCATGGAAGCCGTGCTCATCCACCCCTTTTCGGGGCTGCTTTCCGCTTATGGCATCGGCCTCTCGTCGGTCTTCGCCTCGCGCCAGCAGGCGCTGCTGGAGCCGCTCGCGGACGCATCCAGGCCGGCGATCGAAAATCTCATAGGCGCTCTGCGCGGAGTTGTGGTCGCCGAACTTGTGTCTCAGGGCATCGCCGAGAGCGGGATTACCGCCAGGCCAATCCTCCAGATCCGCTACGATGGCACCGACACGGCTCTGCCGGTGAATTTCGAGCACGGCTCGATCCTGCGGGCGAAGGACGATTTCGAGGCCGCGCACAAGGCGCAGTTCGGGTTCGTCTATGAAAACAAGCCGATGATTATCGAGGCTGTAGGGGTGGAGGGCAGCGATGCCGGCGGCGCGGGCCGCGCGGAAACCGAAGCGGAGTTGCAGGATCTTGCCGTTGTTCCTTCCGAGAAGCGGAAAATATTCGCCGAAGGCGAATGGCGCGAGGCCGGCGTCTTTCGTCGCGAAGCCCTTAGGCAGGGCAACAAGGTTGCCGGCCCAGCCCTGATCATCGAACCCAACCAGACCGTTGTTGTCGAACCGGGCTGGCAGGCCGAGATCACCGCAAAGGACCATATTCTCCTGCGCCGAACGAGCAAGAAACGACGGCAGGCCGCACTCGGAACCGAGGCCGATCCGGTGATGCTTGAGGTCTTCAACAACCTCTTCATGTCGATCGCCGAGCAGATGGGCGTGACGCTGCAGAACACCGCCTATTCCGTCAACATCAAGGAACGGCTCGATTTTTCCTGCGCCGTGTTCGACCGCCATGGCGCACTGGTCGCCAATGCGCCGCACATGCCGGTGCATCTGGGCTCCATGGACCGCTCGGTCGAAACCGTCATCCGCCTGAATTCGGCCGACATCCATCCCGGCGACGTCTTCGCCCTCAACGCGCCCTATAATGGCGGAACGCATTTGCCCGACATCACCGTGGTGACGCCTGTCTTCGACGATGCGCGCAAGGAGATCCTGTTCTGGGCTGCCTCGCGCGGCCATCACGCCGATGTCGGCGGCACCGCGCCCGGCTCGATGACGCCGCTTGCGACAACGGTCGATGAGGAGGGCGTGCTGTTCGACAATTTCCGCATCGTCGACCGCGGCCGCTTCCGCGAGACGGAACTGGAGACCCTGCTGACCGACCACCCCTACCCCGCGCGCAATCCGTCCCAGAACATCGCCGACCTGAAGGCACAGATCGCCGCCAACGAAAAAGGCGTGGCGGAGCTGCGCAAGATGGTCGCGCATTTCGGGCTCGACGTCGTCGAGGCCTATATGGGCCATGTCCAGGACAATGCCGCCGAGAGCGTGCGCCGCGTGATCGAGCGGCTCCCCGACAGCGCGGCATACGAATACCCCACCGACACCGGCCAGGTGATCAGGGTGAAGATCACCGTCGACCGGCAAAAGCGCGAGGCGACCGTAGATTTCACCGGCACGTCGCCAGTGATGAAGAACAACTTCAACGCGCCGGAGCCCGTCGCCCGCGCCGCCGTGCTCTATGCCTTCCGCGTCATGGTAGAGGACATGATCCCGATGAATGCCGGCTGCCTCAGGCCGATCAACATCGTCATCCCCGAAGGCTCGATGCTGAAGCCCGCCTACCCGGCCGCCGTCGTCGCCGGCAATGTCGAGACCTCGCAGCACGTCACCAATGCGCTGTTCGGCGCGATGGGTGCGATCGCCAACGCGCAAGGCACGATGAACAACCTCACCTTCGGCAACAAGAAATACCAGTATTACGAGACGATCTGCTCCGGCTCGCCGGCCGGCCGGATGAATTCGGGACGCGGCTTTGCCGGCACGTCCGGTGTCCATACCCATATGACCAATTCGCGCCTCACCGACCCCGAGGTGCTCGAACTGCGCTTCCCCGTCGTATTGGAGGACTTCCACATCCGCGAAGGCTCAGGCGGCAAGGGCAAGTGGAACGCCGGCGACGGCACCAGGCGCACCATCCGCTTCCTCGAAAAGATGGAATGCGCGATCCTGTCCTCCCACCGCAACCGGCCGCCCCAGGGCCTCGACGGCGGCGGCGATGGCGAGGCGGGCTCGACCAAGGTCAGGCGCAATGACGGATCGGTCGACATCTTGAAGGCCTGCGACCAAACCACGCTCGATGCCGGCGAGACCGTCATCGTTACCACGCCGACGCCGGGAGCATTCGGAAAAGCGTGA
- a CDS encoding J domain-containing protein: protein MSIWDRLGDFIARVSSSASSGVADVVEAVRTVFSGDPDLRRRVAFSVAMIALSAKMAKADGIVTQDEVRAFQEIFEVPPSETRNVARLYNIAKQDVAGFEIYAQRMAQLCGSGHANCMMLEDILDGLFHIAKADGLIHEHEGQFLHRIAEIFRIDEAHYEAILSRHVDLGAADPYVVLGIERGKPFEEIRKRYRKLISDNHPDRLIARGLPQEFIKIATTRVAAINAAYEMIERGLRHV from the coding sequence ATGTCGATTTGGGACCGTCTTGGCGACTTCATCGCTCGTGTTTCCTCGTCGGCGTCCTCGGGCGTCGCGGATGTCGTGGAAGCCGTGCGCACCGTGTTTTCGGGCGATCCGGACCTGCGCCGGCGCGTGGCCTTCTCCGTGGCCATGATCGCGCTCTCGGCCAAGATGGCCAAGGCCGACGGCATCGTCACGCAGGATGAGGTGCGCGCCTTCCAGGAAATCTTCGAAGTGCCGCCGAGCGAGACACGCAACGTGGCGCGGCTTTACAACATCGCCAAGCAGGACGTCGCCGGCTTCGAGATCTATGCCCAGCGCATGGCGCAGCTCTGCGGGTCCGGCCATGCCAACTGCATGATGCTGGAAGATATCCTCGACGGTCTGTTCCATATCGCCAAGGCGGATGGCCTCATTCATGAGCATGAGGGCCAGTTCCTGCATCGCATCGCCGAGATCTTCCGGATCGACGAGGCGCATTACGAAGCGATCCTGTCGCGGCACGTCGATCTCGGCGCCGCCGACCCTTATGTCGTTCTGGGCATCGAGCGCGGCAAGCCGTTCGAGGAGATCAGGAAACGCTACCGCAAGCTCATCTCGGACAATCATCCCGACAGGCTGATCGCACGCGGCTTGCCGCAGGAATTCATCAAGATCGCCACGACCAGGGTCGCGGCCATCAACGCCGCCTATGAGATGATCGAGCGGGGCCTCAGACACGTATGA
- a CDS encoding lytic transglycosylase domain-containing protein → MQKLTVVAAAVAAGVISFAFNPASSAPLSLRADNGLAAAPITGKAVPGSKTPKIKRAPAKVQKAAATRAGKSTAKRAKRGRKAIDLTTTASINTGKIALAAPAAAGGGQYSAIVARYAASYGVPVSLAKAVIKIESNYRPSMVGSAGEIGLMQIKPATARMMGYTGSTKGLFDPDTNIKFGMKYLAMAQGLGGGTTCGTILKYNAGHGARRMNPVSAAYCSKVKVQMAALGSPA, encoded by the coding sequence ATGCAAAAATTGACCGTTGTAGCGGCAGCTGTTGCTGCCGGAGTGATAAGTTTTGCCTTCAATCCGGCAAGCAGCGCCCCTTTAAGCCTTCGGGCGGATAATGGCCTTGCCGCTGCCCCCATAACGGGCAAGGCTGTACCGGGCAGCAAAACGCCAAAGATCAAGAGAGCCCCGGCAAAGGTGCAGAAAGCCGCCGCGACTAGGGCGGGGAAATCGACGGCTAAGCGTGCCAAACGCGGCAGAAAGGCGATCGATCTCACCACGACCGCTTCTATCAACACCGGCAAGATCGCCCTGGCGGCGCCCGCCGCGGCCGGCGGGGGCCAATATTCGGCGATCGTTGCCCGCTATGCCGCAAGCTACGGCGTGCCGGTGTCGCTGGCCAAAGCCGTCATCAAGATCGAAAGCAACTACAGGCCGAGCATGGTCGGAAGCGCCGGCGAGATCGGCCTCATGCAGATCAAGCCGGCCACGGCGCGCATGATGGGTTATACCGGTTCGACCAAGGGACTGTTCGATCCCGACACCAACATCAAATTCGGCATGAAGTATCTTGCTATGGCGCAGGGTCTCGGCGGCGGCACCACCTGCGGCACAATCCTGAAATACAATGCCGGTCACGGCGCCAGGCGGATGAATCCGGTTTCGGCCGCCTATTGCAGCAAGGTGAAGGTGCAGATGGCGGCGCTGGGTTCGCCGGCTTAA
- a CDS encoding N-acetylmuramoyl-L-alanine amidase yields MSGFLPDQPGAEVRVSPNFGPRRETLRPDMIVLHYTGMASGAGAEAWLCDPASEVSSHYLVHEDGRIVQMVRESDRAWHAGKSSWLGRTDINSCSVGIEIVNPGHSLGYKAFPKRQIDAVIELCAGIVGRYSIPAARVLAHSDVSPGRKVDPGEKFPWKALFVAGVGHLVPAAPIKPGAALKAGDTGADVEALQSMLALYGYGVEMSGVYDKRTEIVVAAFQRHFRRRLVDGAADNSTLRTLERLVASVKAAPAKGSR; encoded by the coding sequence ATGAGCGGGTTCCTGCCCGACCAGCCAGGCGCCGAGGTCCGGGTGTCGCCGAATTTCGGTCCGCGCCGCGAGACGCTTCGACCCGACATGATCGTGCTGCATTATACCGGCATGGCAAGCGGCGCCGGCGCCGAGGCGTGGCTATGTGATCCGGCGAGCGAAGTGTCTTCGCATTATCTCGTTCATGAGGACGGCCGCATCGTCCAGATGGTACGCGAGAGCGACCGGGCGTGGCATGCCGGCAAGAGTTCCTGGCTCGGACGTACCGACATAAACTCCTGTTCGGTCGGCATCGAGATCGTCAACCCCGGGCATTCGCTGGGCTACAAGGCCTTCCCGAAGCGACAGATCGATGCCGTGATCGAGTTGTGCGCGGGCATCGTGGGCCGTTATTCGATCCCCGCGGCAAGGGTGCTCGCACATTCGGACGTGTCCCCGGGCCGCAAGGTCGACCCTGGCGAAAAATTTCCGTGGAAGGCGCTGTTCGTGGCGGGCGTCGGCCATCTCGTGCCGGCGGCGCCGATAAAGCCCGGCGCCGCACTCAAAGCCGGCGATACCGGCGCCGATGTCGAGGCGCTGCAGTCGATGCTGGCGCTCTATGGCTATGGCGTCGAGATGTCGGGTGTCTACGACAAGCGGACGGAAATCGTGGTAGCGGCCTTCCAGCGACATTTCCGGCGGCGGCTGGTGGATGGTGCAGCGGACAATTCGACGCTCCGCACGCTGGAAAGGCTCGTCGCTTCCGTAAAGGCAGCCCCCGCCAAGGGGTCGCGATAA